From Acipenser ruthenus chromosome 23, fAciRut3.2 maternal haplotype, whole genome shotgun sequence, the proteins below share one genomic window:
- the LOC117412936 gene encoding MRN complex-interacting protein isoform X2 translates to MVQEFHVLRCFSCKTFQVHQVKKCKKWNCKICGEKQSIIKVYGQGSGADCRGHVQKLNMMQGEATQAAEINVCGQEDEFPEEILPQDDCLSINSQRATDAGAGISRWTKFLDNSRGEPAVEEGLVDEEENVYTDKDHFYTEKRVVKRNQRTGEDLHRRIKKI, encoded by the exons atGGTGCAAGAGTTTCATGTTCTCAGATGTTTTTCCTGTAAAACCTTCCAGGTCCATCAG GTGAAAAAGTGTAAGAAATGGAACTGCAAAATTTGCGGGGAAAAGCAATCAATAAtaaag gtTTATGGACAGGGGTCTGGCGCAGACTGCCGGGGCCATGTACAGAAACTGAATATGATGCAGGGAGAAGCGACTCAGGCAGCTGAAATAAACGTGTG TGGACAAGAAGATGAGTTTCCTGAGGAAATCCTACCACAAGATGACTGTTTGAGCATTAACAGTCAACGG GCTACAGATGCTGGAGCTGGGATCAGCCGCTGGACTAAGTTCCTGGATAATAGCCGTGGAGAGCCAGCAGTAGAAGAGGGGTTGGTGGATGAAGAGGAGAATGTGTACACAGACAAGGATCACTTTTACACAGAGAAGAGAGTGGTCAAGAGGAATCAGAG AACTGGGGAAGACCTTCACCGCAGGATAAAAAAGATCTGA
- the LOC117412936 gene encoding MRN complex-interacting protein isoform X1 produces MVQEFHVLRCFSCKTFQVHQVKKCKKWNCKICGEKQSIIKVYGQGSGADCRGHVQKLNMMQGEATQAAEINVCGQEDEFPEEILPQDDCLSINSQRATDAGAGISRWTKFLDNSRGEPAVEEGLVDEEENVYTDKDHFYTEKRVVKRNQRKCEKDWNSCNPSLEESVNSDHCEFRTRWKKARQWENWGRPSPQDKKDLISLKENAGKSMILGQPLPPPKATANKKTSLGLKDSTIPEYCTNNSTGMTASKWERFLPSTTREDESDFSPQSEKDLQHSQTFTTPLAFCSALDMPSQLKGTGSLTLVDKALQRKRSKLTAEGGLSNEFPPSCTQPTSSFVSPIVSTQALTTDPLQPSFCSLFQTDEDFDETF; encoded by the exons atGGTGCAAGAGTTTCATGTTCTCAGATGTTTTTCCTGTAAAACCTTCCAGGTCCATCAG GTGAAAAAGTGTAAGAAATGGAACTGCAAAATTTGCGGGGAAAAGCAATCAATAAtaaag gtTTATGGACAGGGGTCTGGCGCAGACTGCCGGGGCCATGTACAGAAACTGAATATGATGCAGGGAGAAGCGACTCAGGCAGCTGAAATAAACGTGTG TGGACAAGAAGATGAGTTTCCTGAGGAAATCCTACCACAAGATGACTGTTTGAGCATTAACAGTCAACGG GCTACAGATGCTGGAGCTGGGATCAGCCGCTGGACTAAGTTCCTGGATAATAGCCGTGGAGAGCCAGCAGTAGAAGAGGGGTTGGTGGATGAAGAGGAGAATGTGTACACAGACAAGGATCACTTTTACACAGAGAAGAGAGTGGTCAAGAGGAATCAGAG GAAATGTGAAAAAGACTGGAACTCTTGTAATCCATCCCTCGAAGAGTCTGTTAACTCCGATCATTGTGAGTTCAGGACCAGGTGGAAGAAAGCCAGGCAATGGGAG AACTGGGGAAGACCTTCACCGCAGGATAAAAAAGATCTGATATCTTTGAAAGAAAATGCTGGTAAATCTATGATCTTGGGTCAACCATTGCCTCCTCCTAAAGCTACTGCTAATAAGAAAACCTCTCTGGGACTTAAGGATTCAACCATTCCAGAGTACTGTACAAACAACTCTACTGGGATGACAGCTTCCAAGTGGGAAAGGTTCCTTCCTTCTACCACAAGAGAAGATGAGTCAGACTTTTCCCCTCAATCAGAGAAGGATCTTCAGCATTCACAAACCTTCACAACTCCCTTGGCTTTTTGCAGTGCACTAGACATGCCTTCACAGCTCAAGGGAACAGGATCCTTGACATTAGTAGATAAAGCTTTGCAGAGGAAGAGGTCTAAATTAACTGCAGAAGGTGGTTTGTCTAACGAGTTTCCTCCATCTTGCACACAGCCAACATCTTCCTTTGTTTCACCCATTGTCTCTACTCAAGCACTTACAACTGATCCCTTGCAGCCTTCATTCTGCTCGCTGTTCCAGACAGATGAGGACTTTGATGAGACCTTTTAA